AAtggcggtgagggaggaggtgcgggtgcaagtggagcatcctGAAGTCACGGAGAGGTCCCcgaggggacaattggtggggagggaggaggggaatcacagagggagcagtccctgcaggaggcagagggggaaAACATgtctggtgggatcatgtagtagtcggcagaaatggcagaggaggatgtgctggatgtggaggctggtgggtgagGCACTTGGGGTAGATCTGCAGGTAATGGAAGGCATGCGGTTGAGGGCCGAGCTAATGGTGGTCAAGGGAAAGCCATGTGGTTTGAGGAAGGAGGACATCTCCGATGACCTAGCGTGGACGTCCTAGTCCTGGGCGCAGATGCGACGGGGACAgaagaattgagagaagggaacaaAATCCTTCCAGGGGACGGGcgatattagagttggcccgctggccaccgcgccagtatagcatgcacactgaaggtgaaaatgaagacgccggaggtgtggagggatctcagagtcccgaatcccggggatcggagcgccacactcagcccgcccggttcccggacacacagacgcggctgtagttggggaccatcctcgctgggtctgcgcttcagcggccacaccggaccgaacgtctcgttggcgatgccttcccccttgcTCCTTGCGcggtggaccctgcctcccgctccttttgttggagacgagcctggcgccgtgagatcgcagtttaatccctctccaaccaacgcgctcttctcagccaattcctccaccgccccggacgccggcgtttcaacgggggggttcgggtgccttcgtcaggcgactgacctgttggtccaagacaaggggagagcgtacaaactccacacagacagcacctgaactcgggtgaacgtggagctgtgaccccacattccacatcaggactgtatgtaagattgggagcagtgagacggaagcttattttgttcctgtgatttaagcctttcttggggtggggggtggtccttctctgaccacttgcctaacaattaacctaatcagatgtggagttaccacaatacaacagttctcaacctttttctttccactcgcgtccctgtgccattggtgctctgtgattagtaagggattgcttaaggtggtctgtgggtgggaagaaaaagtttgaagaccactgctttaatcatccctcattgactcgtcatgtgcacggtttcagacgctaaaggaaatgggccaacgacaatgacaatgaaagagtttatccaaaactattattaaacatttattttaataagaaaaagtttaacattacatatgttgaaagaagagaaaacatgcagatgttgttgaaaattttcaataaatatttagttcagccctcgacttaatccaagtttttaattttggccctcagtgaatttgagtttgacacccctggcttatagaagatgtctgtcgagtgTCCGTTTTCTGAGGTGGAGACGGAGAAATCGAGAAGAGGGTTGCTCAAGATGGACCAAGTGACTCTGAGGTCTGGgcggaagttggcagcaaagtggatgatgtTAATgggggtacatgaggcagcgccAAAGTGGACATTGATGTAGCGGGGGAAGAGTTGGGGTTGAGGCAGGGATTGCTCCACGTGGCCAAAAAAGAGCCAGGCACATCCGGGGCCCACACGGGTACCCATGGCTCCGCCTTTAACCTGGATTTTTTTAatcttgcacagtcagtttgtttacatttcctctttctttacatttcttttgtaCACGTATCTTTCTTCTTTAGTGCAgtaactgataagtagaaattctgcctgggacaggaaaaagaatctctgactGATATGTCAAGTCATTGAACCcttcagcacaggcccttcaatcctcaatgttgtgctggctaatatattcctaccaaataaAAACTAAGCCCTTTCTACCTCCTAACcctgttttttttcattcatccaAGAGCCCCATCAATGCCCTGTTCCAGCCTCCGCCACCActagggtggccatttcaaacATGCCAAAATGGAGGGTGGTCAGCGGCGGAAACTTTCGGCATGGGGCGCGCACACCGTGTTTAACGGGCAAGTGCCTTTTCTGCCAATTTGGCTGGTCCTCCATTTGGGAGGGTAGGGCCAATCACACCCCGAAATGGAGGTCGCATTGACGTCAGGCTTGAGGTGGCTTCGGACGGAGGGCTCAAAAGCCAGACCGTCCAGGCTAAAACCAGATGTCTGGCCACCCTAACCACCACCCCtgtattccaggcatccactactccgtgttttaaaataaacttaccccgatgtctcccctaaatgttcctgccttcactttgtaccgatgtcctctgttgtttgctaCTCCCGTCCTAGGGAAAAGGCTCTGTctgtctgcctctcagaatcttgtcaccctccattaagtcacttctcctccttcttcgctccaaagagaaaagtcccagctctgctaaccttgtcgcATAAGCCTtaatttttccaatccaggcaacatcctggtaaatgcgtgcactctgacaataaatctgaactttaaacctCCCAACACAGTGCCGTTTCAAAGTTCTGAGCTCACGtttcagggggagggggggtctctGGCTGGAGGACCCACGCAGGGCAGCTGGAGGtcggctcatggaaaccaggtatcggaactgggattcaagaggacgCTGGGGGCAAGAAGGGGGTCCCAAGGGGCCTTGGGGTGTGACTTTGTTGGAGGTTCGGGCCTGCAGCTCGGGTGgttgatggattgaacaggagtctgtgtggcggCGGAGactctggaggaaaatccatggtcACCCGGAAGGACTCTCTCACTGTAAAGGAAATTTCTGCTgggcatccacatccttccagtaataaGGTAGAAGGCTGCCATGCTAAACCAATCATGATGATCAATATTCAATGGCCACCCCACCATCATCATCCTTCCTCAGTCTGACCTTCAAGACTCCTGCCTCCTGAGAGGATGAAGAGCAGTGAACCAGCGAGGGGCCGGAGACCAAACCGGGTGTTGGGAGGGCACTGGGGGCAAGAAGGGGTTGGGAGCcgaagacttcctgatcgtgCGCGGCTGGGCCAAGCGGGAGTCCATGTGGCTGCAGGGGCACTGGAGGGGAATgcctctgaaaggactctcccACTGTCAGGGGCGCTGGGCAAcgctcatggcgactctttgttcgCCTTCCAGCGGAcggaaggaaattttgtgtaatattacgttTTGTTTTATTACACCTCAAGGGTCGGTGTCGGGGCCACTTTTTACAATGCATATTGATGAATTAGATAGTGGATGAACcggttttgtggcaaagtttgcagatggtaccAAGACGGGTTGTCGAAGACGAAGCGTAAAAGAAACCGAAAGCTCGCAGAGACTTAGACGGCTTGGGAGAAATGGCGGATGAGATACAACATTGAGAAACATACGGTTGGGCATTTTGGTCGAGGTAATAAACGGTCAAATTATTTGgacggggagaaaattcaaacctcagagggccttggtgggggagggagaaggattCCTTGTGCAGGACACCCTGAAAATTGGCCGCCAGGTTGGGTCGGCGAtaaagaaggcgaatgctatgttgccATTCGTTTCAGAGGGGATGTATCAGAATAAAGACGGgatgatgagactctatggggccctggtgagacctgaTTTACTGGGTGCAGTTTAggccccatatcttagaaaggatatagcaaggttggagagggaACTATTCCAAGAATGAGAAGGTTAACGTATGAGGAACGTttagcggctcttggactctGTTGATTAGAtcgtggaagaatgagaggggatctcatagaaacatgtcGAATAACGAATGGATTGCATGTAAATGAGTTCAAAGGGGAAGCTggcaggtatctaattagtcagggtatcgagGGACACGGGGACGAGGCTGGAACTTGGAGCAGTTTTGCTCagggagcagactcgatgggccaagtggcctgcttCCGTTCCTTGGGGATCCTGTGGAAAAGCAAGACCTTGCAAACCTTTCGCGTCCACAACTGCAATGCTGAGCTGGGGTGGTCTGCGCGTTTGATTCCTGGATGAACAATGGACCTCGGACACTGCGATTTGCTCTGTATCttgtactattttttttaaatctggcccattattttgtcaggtggttttATCGAAATGTTTGCCCTGCGGTCACATTGTGTGATTCCTGGAATCAATCCTCACTTTATTTACCTCCCGCCCTCGGGCAGGTGATCGAACCCCGTCTCCCAGCGACCTCACCGGGTATTGCAGTCGACCCAGAGCGGGAGTCTCATGCTTTATGCTGGTGATGTCATTGGTGAACGGTGGGAGTGGAGGTGCATGAGCAATAGGACCCGGCGgaaccctcctcctctctctctctctctccccccgcatCATCTGGTACCTGATTCGGAAGAGAGGCAGGGGCCCCAAGGAGGAAAAGAAGATGGCAAGTCAGTCACAGGGAATACAGCAGCTCCTCCACGCTGAGAAACGCGCCGCGGAGAAGGTCGCCGAGGCCAGGAAACGTAAGCTCTCCCCGATTACTGCTGGCTTGTCCTGGGGAGAGGGATTGCAAGCTGACACCCGCCTCCTTTTGCATTCAAGGCTGGGAGAACTCTGCAAAGCTCTGCCCTTGTGTCCGCAGCAGGGTTGAATGAGCAGAGCCCACCCTAAAACTGAATTGAGGGCCGCGGGTAGTGCATTTGTGGCAATGCACCAAAGGGCTGGATGACCGGCTGCATCTGGAGAtctggagcgggggggggggggggggggggggggctgggtggccAACCTCCAATTTCGGGGAACAGACCATTCCGGCCCTCGAGTCCGCGCTGCTCCAATTATCCGGAAATTACCCCGTCCATTATCGGGACTGCGGGGAGGGTCAGTCATCTGCTTGGCCGCAAATCTCCCACCTGCTCGCTCTCCTGGGCCCGGGGAATAGGAGCGGGAGCCGTCCGATGTGATCTCTCACGGAACCTGACCGCGAAGaacttctcccccacccctccccccccccccccccccccccccccccccacgtccgaCCTCACGTTGTTTTTCTCTTGTTGCACTAATCGTTGAACCTTGACAACATCGTCATTTCTGCCCCACAAATTGCGAGGCTCATGACGGTGGAAAACAGACACAAACCTAAAGACTGAGCCACAGGCTTCATTgcacttaaagtccctgctgctGTTCGCTGTGGCTCCCAGTGACTGACCTCGAAGGGCCGGATCTGGCTTAGATCCCGCCggatgattgacagccggccgggtgCGGCTGGGTCCagtcaggtcggctgattgacagctgggtgggtggagttgggtccagtcgggtcggctgattgacaccagggtggggcttggtccattcaggtcatctgattgacagccggccaggtgaggCCTTGTCCCCCTGTGCCCAGCGGGGGGGGGGAtgggtccattcaggtcggctgattgacagccaggtgGGGCtgggtccattcaggtcggctgattgacagccaggtggggcttggtccattcaggtcatctgattgacagccggccaggtgaggCCTTGTCCCCCTGTGCTCTTCCACCAGGTACACAGGGTGTCCCCTGCAGTCGCCTCGTGGTGAACATTGACAATGAACCCGACTGTGATTGAGGGCAGCCTTGATTCTCGTTGTGTAGGGAAGGCCCGCAGACTGAGGCAGGCGAAAGAAGAAGCCCAGGGGGAGATTGAACAGTACCGGCTGGAGAGGGAGAAAGACTTCCGCCACAAGCAGGAAGCGGTAAGGAGCGTATCTGCCGTCCAACAGGGGCGGCCAGTCACCATTTACTCGCGGTGGATTTAACCACGAGGGGCCATCACCAATGTCAATCTGGGCTCGCCTTAATCGTGGGATCAAAGGCTAGCCAATCGGCAGCAGAGTCCCCCAGGATTTGCTTTAATCctgtttgtttaatttttttttaaatttagacatgggcCACGGTAACAAGCCAATGCCatccattgacctacaaccccccccccggtacatttttagaatggtgggagggggACTGGAGCACTGTCACGTTGGGAAGAgcatcaggtttggtgggtcGTCTTGTAGACCCTCACGTCGAGAAGGGGAACAGTTCAAAGGGTCATTTTCTCCTGGGGGGGGATGGTTGGGAGAGCTCAAAAGAAAGATTGGTCAGGGGGCCAACTCCAGTGAGGGGGGGTGCTCCACAGAGGAGGTGGTCCAGGTCGGAGTGGGAGGTGCATGGGAAGACCCATCCTCACGGGGCTTCCCGCCCCCGGCAATGAGAGCACACATGTCTCCGTAAGTCACCGGCAGGGTGAACGGCGCCAAACTTTCCCTCTCTGCCCTGAAAACCCAAGCGGGAGCTCTCCAATCCctccaggggggaggggggggcgacggCTTCCCGGACCGCCATCCCGGTTGCCAGTCCCATGAGGGTCAGGACCATCCCCTTGAAGGTGGGGCGTGTGGCGGTGACTAAATAGCCCTGAGGGGCACCCGTCATCTTCATGCTACCTGGGAGGTGGTTTtccccatcagcagaaattaacCTGAGACCCccttaaagtcagagaaagagagattgcacaaatacagggggagaaaaataaatatttagcaaTAAAGTCAGAGTTCTTCAATGagtttgagtttgtcattgagtggTCTGATGGTGGGGGTGTTCCTGAACGTGGTGGGTGCAAGTCTCGAGGCCCctacacttctttcctgatggcagcagcgagaacagaccacGGGCTGGGTGGGCGAGGGACTTTGCTGTCGGCGGCTGCCCTCCGACGGTGGCGTTCCCCCGTAGACATTCTCGCTGATGGGGATGGGTTTTGCCACTTATGTACCAAGAAACCCAGCAGTAAAAATTTCCACTCCCTCCCGCGACGCACTCATTCAGATCGTCTCTTTTCCCCTGTCTGGCCCAGGTCATGGGGTCCCAGGGTAACCTGGCGGCGGAGGTGGAGCAGCTGACACGACAGAAGATCCAGGCGATGCAGGCCAATCACCACCGCAACAAGGAGAAGGTCCTTCGCCAACTGCTGATGCCAGTTTGTGACATCAAGCCCGAAATCCACCACAATTACCGCATCGGCATGTAGGCCGGTTTCCCGGGCGAAGCTCCATCACCaggagtgggagggggggaaaggccCTCAACAAAATCATGGCCGTCTCAAGTATCGCCTGTCTTGCTTGGCCTTGTGCGCCACACGCTGTAAATTGTTCGCTCGTTGTGCAGTAACAATCCAGATTACATCAGATTAAGTTTGTGGAAACCTAATATTGatgtaaatataatttatttcacTGTTGCTCATTCCAGCATTTCCGAAATCATGGGCAAGGGGCCTGGCCAACGTTGCTAAATGATCGGGAACTTCCTCTTCAGTTTGCGCACCATTTAAAGTGTTTGGTAAATTACCCTCTTCTCATTGCAGATCGCCTTTCTATTCcacttcaccccccacccctctcatgCATGCAGcccggcaacaggcccttccagcccaccccGCCCAATTGACTGacagcctccccccccctccccacgttttgaatggtgggaagaaaggccacggtggtggggggtggggggagagaggtgccAGCCCGCCATTTATGGCTGTCTCCAACCTATGCCGCTCCCTCTGCGCCCCACCTCATGACGACATCCTCTTTCCTGCCCCTTTCTCGCCCAGTTATCCTTTCACCGGATTGGGTGCCTGTCTTCTCCAAATAACCACCTTCCCAGAGGCTTAAGAGAACAGCTTAATTTTTTTAGGTGTGTTGCAAGCTATCAGCCAGAGCATTAAACACTTGGACTAATTAGGTTGAAACATTCCACCGATTTTTGTGTTCAATTCCAAAAGGGACCAACAGGCCATTTGTCGCTTTGTCCTAAAAACAATCTGAGCCCGTTACCATTAGCTTTTACAAATTAACCCATCTGAAGGCGTTCAAATAAAAGGAATGCCAAATGTTTGTCTTCACTTTCATTCTGACAATCATTTTTCATCTTTAAGTAAAAACCAATGCTGGTCAAACtatgcactttatgtagcaatggtaaagatacataaccgacgtttcaggcttaagccctccaTCAAAGTCTGAGCAAAATGgaggcaggtgtccgaacaaaatggAGGGGTGGCGGGGAGGAGCATGGGCCCACCTGCAGGAGGTAATATgtgaatgagggagggagggagtgcgcGGCAGTAAACGGGGGGTGGTggccctgtgaatggagagggaatggggtggagagctggaggaaagaaagcaGAGGAGAGTGTTGAAGCAGAGCTGAGGATACTTGAACTCAAACACAATGATGGCTGCAAAGCTACaaatttttaatcactttgcaaagcatgagaactccgTTACAGCAGGAGGCACTGCCATGAGCAGTGAGTCTCATCCCAAGAGAGTCTGGAGGAGACAACGGGACGGGGGTGAGGGTGAGAATGGAAGACTAGCAGAAGTCAGCGGTTGGAGGGCACCCAGGCAGAAAACGAGGGTGCTCCTCCTCCAGTTTTGCAGGGGAGAGCTCAGTCTGGCGGCGCATGAGGTCTTGGAAACTGGGTCAATcggcgagggtgggggggggattacGAGGTACAAAACCAATATAAGACCTCTCAGGTGACTTGGAGGCCTGACGTACTGAAGAGTGGCTCACTGCTGCAAGCAACTCCAAAGGCTCAGGAGGAGGGCCTCTGGGATGGTGGCTGGAGTCAGCATGGGAGAGTGAAAGAGAAATGGGCAAAGCAAAggagtttaaaataaaaatcacagcagatcaaacagcatccTCCATACAACAAAGATGCATCACCAAccctttgggcttgagcccttcatcaaggtctgagtaaaatggaggcaggcacctgaacaaaatgatggggaggaggagcacaggcccacaggcaggaggtgaatAACAGAGGGAGGCCCCACcagcaaatggggagggggggtggctctgtgactggagagggaaggggcggAGAACTGGAGGAGAGGGGGTGTTGAAGCGGAGCTGAGGATATGAACTCCAGCACGAGTGTGGCTTCAAAAACACactttttaatcactttgcaaagtgtgAGAACTCCATTGAAGCAAGAGTCACTGCCGTGAGCAGTGAGTCTCACCCCGAGAGAGTctgccgtgtggcttacaagtcGTACAGTTGCACCTTAAGACCCCTAGATTTCTGGAACATTCAAACATTGGGATTAATTGATCAGGGTCGTGtcccttctggctcattctgcttatcccttgaagggctcaggcccaaaacgtcagcaatatTATCTTTGTCCCCTATAGTCACTGaaaagacctgctgagcttctccagcattttagtgcGTTTTTACAGAACAGTCTCCTCCTATGTGGTAAACATTATCCCATCAGCCTTAGAAACTAAATGTCCGCCTACACGTCACAACAtactgttatgagtccagaggaccccaaaacccagcagtaatagataagCACCATGACTTAAaaggtgcttttaattatctttgaacatgaaaacagaatcatactttaacttatctctattgactcacttaacctaacttaacccccccacccccctctaattctaagcgcacgtgtgtgtgtgtaagttcagcaaagttctttggttcacagtccaatctcactggttgcaggcaattcttgtactgtgcacagaagttaacattaataaagttcgccaggctttggtgcttaacaggcaaatggctaccactcagaaaggttcttgttggttttcagagagagtttttcttgttccaggacatccacaactgattccttctttaATCAGCCTTGAAATCAGTCTTGCCG
Above is a genomic segment from Narcine bancroftii isolate sNarBan1 chromosome 2, sNarBan1.hap1, whole genome shotgun sequence containing:
- the LOC138752544 gene encoding V-type proton ATPase subunit G 2-like, producing MASQSQGIQQLLHAEKRAAEKVAEARKRKARRLRQAKEEAQGEIEQYRLEREKDFRHKQEAVMGSQGNLAAEVEQLTRQKIQAMQANHHRNKEKVLRQLLMPVCDIKPEIHHNYRIGM